The DNA segment GCTCCCGCTCATCGAGGAGCTGCGCGAGGGCCTGAAGAGCGACTGGGCGGACATCAAGCACACCGCCGATCGCTGGGGCGGCTCGATCACGGCCGCGCTCTTCCTGCGCGAGTTCGTGGGCGATCGCCCGTGGATCCACGTGGACATCGCCGGCCCCTCGCTTGCGAACAAGCCCTACGGCATCTACCCCAAGGGCGGCACGGGCCACGGGGTCCTCACGTTCCTCCGGCTCATCGACGAGCTCTCCTGAAACCCTCGCTGTGAACCTACGCCGCAAGCTCGCGCGGGCGATGTCCCGCGCGATCGCCGATTTCAAGATGCTCTCCGACGGCGACCGCGTCCTCTGCGCGGTCTCGGGCGGCAAGGACAGCTACGCGATGCACGACCTGCTCGTGGATCTCGCGCGGCGCGCCCCCGTGAACTTCAGCGTCGTCGCGGTGAACATCGACCAGGGCCACCCGGGCTTTCCGGGGCACCTCCTTCGCGACTACATGGCCTCGCGCGGGCACGAGTTCGTGATGATCAACGAGGACACGTACTCGATCGTCACGGACAAGATCCCCGAGGGCAAGACCTACTGCTCGCTCTGCTCGCGCCTGCGCCGCGGCATCCTCTATCGCATCGCGCAGGAGATGGGCTGCACGAAGATCGCGCTCGGGCACCACCGCGACGACGCGATCACCACCTTGATGCTGAACCTCGTCTTCGCCGGGCAGCTCAAGGCCATGCCGCCGAAGCTCGTCGCGGACGACGGCAAGAACGTCGTCATTCGTCCGCTCATCTACTGCGCCGAGGACGACCTCGCGGCGTTCGCCGAGGAGGAGAAGTTTCCGATCCTGCCCTGCGATCTCTGCGGCTCGCAGGAGAACCTCCAGCGCAAGGCCGTGAGCCGCCTGCTCGCCGACCTCGACGCGCGTTGCCCCGGCGCGCGGCGCAACATGCTCGCGGCGCTCGGCAACGTCCGGCCGAGCCACCTCTTCGACGCCGGCCTCTGGCAGAAGCTCGGCCTCGAGGTCGCGCGCGACGACGGAGGGGGCGAGGCGGCCGCCGCGCTCGCGGGCGAGGACGACGACACGAGCGCCTTCGTCCCGCTGTCGAGGCTCTCCGATCGGAGTATCGTGTGAGCACGCATGGC comes from the Polyangium spumosum genome and includes:
- the ttcA gene encoding tRNA 2-thiocytidine(32) synthetase TtcA produces the protein MNLRRKLARAMSRAIADFKMLSDGDRVLCAVSGGKDSYAMHDLLVDLARRAPVNFSVVAVNIDQGHPGFPGHLLRDYMASRGHEFVMINEDTYSIVTDKIPEGKTYCSLCSRLRRGILYRIAQEMGCTKIALGHHRDDAITTLMLNLVFAGQLKAMPPKLVADDGKNVVIRPLIYCAEDDLAAFAEEEKFPILPCDLCGSQENLQRKAVSRLLADLDARCPGARRNMLAALGNVRPSHLFDAGLWQKLGLEVARDDGGGEAAAALAGEDDDTSAFVPLSRLSDRSIV